One Mya arenaria isolate MELC-2E11 chromosome 5, ASM2691426v1 genomic window carries:
- the LOC128233966 gene encoding uncharacterized protein LOC128233966, with protein MASYKDILKEKDNQNWLKGSLALRITKAGLRGLVEGESHRVQQNIHSSVLHARHLAAGTTCSLCLTEHVLPCPRRGLCSHPRNCKYHNTPFKIHRPCPSQICDDFRDEICAVHRYSGPSWKNTKANQWCTNHWQVAKCFMPPDGYHDVTSYDETDFNGIISVMINCTEFQRRMSFPIGNQPNALTEARVVGRNIRHSPDLKLTDTDLADYFATLNTLLTDSTFLASDMDAQQAVLKLQQLEKGTLPITTEEVRELLEEARATVETGIESGKRQLVETTETGKKDIEGVVSQGKLEFEDAIKTGKRNLEGVVTQGKLHLEDAMTTARVVTERGKLEIEDAVAKSRDTVQVGKRELEEALQKMKALSTLSEAEQREDLRQRLVKYYQKQLNSAPISPLLSDKDERLDKFYVPPKIEEKDHRRLGDDQQQNGSPISSYKQIFCKEKGLANTVFVVGEAGMGKSSFSAMCTIKWAAQFSVSCRDAGGRGLDQDIEEKTSLKLPLLNKKCLNQGIATKFIIFKSVVIREYNVAREFQELYDSLSDDGRSFVLSHGEEFCELLSQPKYDLFQDEDTLRDIEFMFHIKLRDCCESCELSDMIRDQLINIIYRSDEMAAGYSTMISVLSNRKCVVIADGLDEWTHPTETKCSCSLEDKVIPHLSQTLDATVLITSRPWRLSQNRVKDTKIGAYLEIKGVASTPLLVQKTLVCLNGKEADKRLCHDFIRFVARRRLVRLLSVPIIVLLLVCLWFEGVHESFSFCDIYAYMMDMMFGRKSLPVLSVSPECTPLLKCFKQTKHVQNYYNIVLKLAQLAFEKLFSRDRKSSLVFQNVDCLTQEELLFVLKSGIMRETKSQSLIRKSSSFSFIHKTVQEFLAAVHSYHAAVHEDVQEFLPIVYPSKDSSMADVSHVFLFMCGINREVAQYMSAMMSNAVSEKCVTWMYDDWAKTVQQALCAGHREALANNVQNIQLELMCLYIDPDTRDFSTLKTLISMNKSQLRHITICGHEEEFSEEELQALFNSSKHTLTLVEIRRRAGQYDLSACCRLQYLTISGPSNITINTNSLVELELSDVSEKVESSIVQSLEHNCEQLMEFNIGHIKNISLFVRHFHS; from the exons ATGGCTTCGTACAAAGACATTCTAAAGGAAAAGGATAACCAGAACTGGCTGAAAGGATCCCTCGCCCTCAGGATCACCAAGGCTGGCCTACGAGGCCTTGTTGAAGGGGAATCGCATCGCGTTCAGCAAAATATCCACTCTTCAGTCCTCCATGCCAGGCACCTCGCTGCTGGAACAACATGCAGCCTTTGTCTGACAGAACATGTCTTGCCTTGTCCAAGAAGAGGACTCTGCTCACATCCGCGCAACTGCAAGTACCACAACACTCCATTTAAGATACACCGACCTTGCCCCTCACAGATATGTGATGACTTTCGGGATGAAATATGCGCTGTTCACAGATATAGTGGACCGTCCTGGAAGAATACCAAAGCCAACCAATGGTGTACGAACCATTGGCAAGTAGCCAAATGTTTTATGCCACCTGACGGCTATCACGATGTGACGTCGTACGACGAGACAGACTTCAATGGTATCATTAGCGTTATGATCAACTGTACGGAGTTCCAAAGGCGTATGTCGTTTCCTATTGGCAACCAACCTAACGCCTTAACTGAG GCACGTGTAGTAGGCCGCAATATTCGCCATTCCCCGGATCTGAAGTTGACAGACACAGACCTAGCTGACTACTTCGCCACTCTGAATACGCTTCTGACAGACTCTACATTTCTTGCCAGTGACATGGATGCCCAGCAAGCTGTTCTTAAACTGCAACAG CTTGAAAAAGGCACCCTTCCAATAACGACTGAAGAAGTTCGTGAACTACTAGAAGAAGCTAGAGCGACGGTAGAAACTGGCATAGAATCTGGCAAACGTCAGTTAGTGGAGACTACGGAAACAGGAAAGAAAGATATAGAAGGCGTTGTGTCACAGGGGAAGCTTGAATTCGAAGATGCAATTAAAACAGGAAAACGCAATCTAGAAGGCGTTGTGACGCAGGGGAAGCTTCATTTAGAAGATGCAATGACAACTGCTAGGGTAGTAACGGAGAGAGGGAAACTCGAGATTGAAGACGCAGTGGCAAAGAGTAGAGACACTGTTCAAGTTGGTAAACGGGAGTTAGAAGAGGCCTTGCAGAAGATGAAAGCTCTTTCTACCCTGTCAGAGGCGGAACAAAGAGAAG ATCTACGTCAACGGCTAGTCAAGTATTACCAGAAGCAGCTCAACAGCGCGCCCATATCGCCCCTGCTGTCGGACAAGGACGAGAGACTGGACAAGTTTTACGTTCCACCGAAGATCGAGGAGAAAGATCACAGAAGACTTGGAGACGATCAACAACAAAACGGTTCTCCTATTTCCTCTTACAAACAGATTTTCTGTAAAGAAAAGGGTTTGGCCAACACCGTTTTCGTAGTTGGTGAGGCGGGTATGGGGAAATCCTCATTTTCCGCTATGTGCACCATAAAGTGGGCAGCACAGTTCTCCGTGTCGTGTAGAGACGCTGGAGGAAGGGGTTTAGATCAAGATATAGAAGAGAAGACTTCTCTTAAACTGCCGctattgaacaaaaaatgtttaaatcaggGAATAGCGAcgaaatttattatatttaaatctgTCGTAATAAGAGAATATAATGTTGCAAGAGAATTTCAAGAATTATACGATTCATTGTCTGATGATGGTCGATCGTTTGTACTTTCTCATGGGGAGGAATTTTGTGAATTATTGTCACAACCCAAGTATGATCTTTTTCAAGATGAGGACACTCTTAGAGACATCGAGTTTATGTTTCACATTAAATTGCGGGACTGCTGTGAATCCTGCGAACTGTCCGACATGATTCGAGATCAGCTGATCAACATTATTTATCGTTCAGATGAGATGGCCGCTGGCTACTCCACTATGATAAGTGTGTTGTCAAACCGAAAGTGCGTCGTCATAGCAGATGGGCTGGATGAATGGACGCATCCTACTGAAACAAAGTGTTCATGTTCGTTAGAAGACAAAGTTATCCCGCATTTATCGCAAACATTAGATGCAACTGTGTTGATTACATCGAGACCCTGGCGATTGTCCCAAAACCGCGTTAAAGACACCAAAATAGGCGCATACCTAGAAATAAAGGGAGTAGCTAGCACACCGCTATTAGTTCAGAAAACGCTGGTTTGCCTTAATGGAAAAGAAGCAGACAAGAGATTATGTCATGATTTTATCCGATTTGTTGCCAGAAGAAGACTGGTGCGTCTACTCTCAGTTCCTATCATTGTATTGTTGCTAGTTTGTCTGTGGTTCGAGGGAGTACAtgaatcattttctttttgtgaCATATACGCATACATGATGGACATGATGTTTGGGAGAAAATCGCTTCCTGTGCTTAGTGTTTCGCCCGAATGCACACCGTTGCTAAAATGTTTTAAGCAAactaaacatgtacaaaactacTACAATATTGTATTGAAGCTGGCACAGCTTGCGTTCGAGAAATTGTTTTCGAGGGATCGAAAGTCATCCCTTGTGTTTCAAAATGTTGACTGTTTGACACAAGAGGAGCTCCTGTTCGTTCTGAAATCGGGTATCATGCGAGAAACAAAGTCGCAATCTTTAATTAGAAAATCATCGAGTTTCTCTTTTATCCACAAAACTGTACAGGAATTCCTTGCTGCAGTGCACAGTTATCATGCAGCAGTTCATGAAGATGTTCAGGAGTTTTTACCTATCGTTTACCCATCAAAGGACAGTTCAATGGCTGATGTATCGCATGTGTTTTTGTTCATGTGCGGTATAAACAGAGAAGTTGCACAATATATGTCTGCAATGATGTCAAATGCTGTAAGTGAAAAATGTGTCACATGGATGTACGACGATTGGGCTAAGACAGTACAACAAGCACTTTGTGCTGGTCATAGAGAGGCATTGGCCAACAATGTACAGAATATTCAACTGGAACTAATGTGCCTTTATATTGATCCTGATACTAGAGATTTTTCAACCTTAAAGACCTTGATATCGATGAACAAGTCTCAGCTACGTCATATAACTATCTGTGGACATGAGGAAGAGTTCAGCGAGGAGGAGCTCCAAGCGTTGTTTAACAGCTCAAAGCACACTCTCACCCTTGTGGAAATACGTCGCCGTGCTGGACAGTATGACCTTTCTGCGTGCTGCCGTCtacaatatttgacaatatcCGGGCCATCCAATATCACGATTAATACGAATAGTTTAGTTGAGTTGGAGTTATCTGATGTTTCGGAAAAGGTTGAAAGTAGTATTGTACAGTCATTAGAACACAACTGTGAGCAATTAATGGAGTTCAACATTGGGCATATTAAGAACATTAGCTTATTTGTAAGACACTTCCACAGctga